From the genome of Hymenobacter sp. PAMC 26628, one region includes:
- a CDS encoding IS3 family transposase, with translation MSQLQFIDQQRVHYSVHLLCQVLHVVPSRYYAWCQRAVPKTEPAWETVMVDVFDDHQRRYGTRRLQVELRELGHRVGRQALRTALRRHGRKALQPKAFTPRTTDSTHGKRCAPNLLLDQPKPSQANRVWVSDITYLPLANGNWVYCCAFQDVCTKQVVGWQVRADMPEALVTTALQRALLAQRPAPGLIVHSDRGGQYVGNAYKTLLRDAKAQRSHSRRGECYDNAQAESLWSRLKTELLELREWPVFRDLADAQASVAAYFDYYNHKRRHSSIGYLKPYLFHQQQLANIT, from the coding sequence GTGAGCCAGTTGCAGTTTATTGACCAGCAACGCGTTCACTATTCGGTGCACCTGCTCTGCCAGGTCTTACACGTCGTGCCCAGCCGCTACTACGCTTGGTGCCAGCGCGCTGTGCCGAAAACGGAGCCAGCCTGGGAAACGGTGATGGTCGACGTGTTTGACGACCACCAGCGGCGCTACGGCACGCGCCGGCTGCAGGTCGAGCTGCGCGAATTGGGCCACCGCGTGGGCCGGCAGGCGCTGCGGACAGCCCTGCGCCGCCATGGACGTAAGGCCTTACAGCCCAAAGCTTTCACGCCCCGTACGACCGATTCGACCCATGGCAAGCGCTGCGCCCCCAATTTGCTGCTCGACCAGCCCAAGCCCAGCCAGGCCAATCGGGTGTGGGTCAGCGATATCACCTACCTGCCCCTGGCTAACGGCAACTGGGTTTACTGCTGCGCCTTCCAAGACGTGTGCACCAAGCAGGTCGTGGGCTGGCAGGTGCGGGCCGACATGCCCGAAGCCCTGGTGACCACGGCCTTGCAGCGGGCCCTGCTCGCGCAACGGCCCGCTCCCGGCCTCATCGTCCACTCCGACCGGGGCGGCCAATATGTAGGCAATGCCTACAAAACCCTCCTGCGCGATGCCAAGGCCCAACGCTCGCATAGCCGCCGCGGCGAGTGCTACGACAATGCCCAGGCCGAGAGTCTCTGGTCGCGCCTCAAAACCGAACTGCTCGAACTTCGCGAGTGGCCCGTTTTTAGGGACTTGGCCGATGCGCAAGCCAGCGTGGCCGCGTATTTTGACTACTACAATCACAAGCGCCGCCACTCCAGCATTGGCTATTTAAAGCCTTATCTCTTTCATCAACAACAACTTGCCAATATCACCTAA